One part of the Halobacteria archaeon AArc-dxtr1 genome encodes these proteins:
- a CDS encoding histidine kinase gives MNSLHDVLETVRSRQKTLEVYTDDEDVTAELKAQFSTRNVDVVHHDLQTGSNRALLVMRDETGEFSGALSLETFNAILSPEISAPWEPADAGADLHVLFRFLDETIFTAYDRRQMLATTREIEERAWRVDDGTLYVGFQRVAAFKAQFPIYERFAHDSDVSVRIFVEDEWSGAVGVQHGTASESGIGSADASTVPSADAVNVISDAGGELGQFWFVIFDGGGSELNACGLLAVERDPGRYYGFWTYDPALVDEIVSYLRSTYGA, from the coding sequence ATGAACTCGCTCCACGACGTACTCGAAACTGTTCGGTCCCGACAGAAGACACTCGAGGTGTACACGGACGACGAGGACGTCACAGCGGAGCTCAAAGCTCAGTTTTCGACGCGAAACGTCGACGTCGTACACCACGACCTTCAGACGGGATCGAATCGAGCCCTCCTCGTGATGCGGGACGAAACGGGCGAGTTCAGTGGCGCCCTCAGTCTCGAAACGTTCAACGCAATCCTCTCGCCGGAGATTTCCGCTCCATGGGAACCCGCAGACGCAGGCGCCGATCTCCACGTCCTGTTTCGGTTCCTCGACGAGACGATCTTTACCGCCTACGACCGCCGCCAGATGCTGGCGACGACACGCGAGATCGAAGAACGCGCCTGGCGCGTCGACGACGGCACGCTGTACGTCGGCTTCCAGCGCGTCGCCGCGTTCAAAGCGCAGTTCCCGATCTACGAGCGGTTTGCCCACGACAGCGACGTCTCAGTCCGAATATTCGTCGAAGACGAGTGGAGTGGCGCGGTTGGAGTCCAGCATGGAACGGCGAGCGAGAGCGGGATCGGCTCCGCCGACGCGAGCACCGTCCCCTCTGCCGACGCAGTCAACGTCATCTCGGACGCCGGTGGCGAACTCGGTCAGTTCTGGTTCGTGATCTTCGACGGCGGTGGCAGTGAGCTGAACGCGTGTGGGCTGCTCGCAGTGGAGCGCGATCCCGGTCGGTATTACGGATTCTGGACGTACGATCCTGCTCTCGTCGACGAGATCGTTTCGTATCTCCGATCGACGTACGGCGCGTGA
- a CDS encoding pyrimidine dimer DNA glycosylase/endonuclease V, with amino-acid sequence MTRLWGVDPALLCDQHLLGEHSEMHQEVGTLLNHPHGEAIVRGHAERNQVDTSLLQSRHDELAVELERRGMNHESPLAYDDDHELGSIDVERNLSELAQRCVDCRARIEAREGETTTEDD; translated from the coding sequence ATGACGCGCCTGTGGGGCGTCGACCCGGCACTGCTCTGTGACCAGCACTTACTTGGCGAGCACTCGGAGATGCACCAGGAGGTGGGGACGCTGCTGAATCATCCCCACGGCGAGGCTATCGTCCGGGGCCACGCCGAGCGAAACCAGGTCGACACGAGCCTGCTTCAGTCACGCCACGACGAACTCGCTGTGGAGCTCGAACGGCGGGGAATGAACCACGAGAGCCCGTTGGCCTACGATGACGACCACGAGCTGGGATCGATCGACGTCGAGCGCAACCTGTCGGAGTTGGCCCAGCGGTGTGTCGACTGTCGGGCGCGGATCGAGGCTCGGGAGGGAGAGACGACCACCGAAGACGACTGA
- a CDS encoding succinylglutamate desuccinylase/aspartoacylase family protein yields MNDAEPPSDGADPDELEDVFTYNGGRVDPGESANIRYGISETYLGDPVRIPVTVVNGEHPGPTVFLSAAAHGDELNGIEVVREVAHDWDHSVLHGTLVCLPVMNVPGFLAQERYLPIYDRDLNRSFPGREGSTSARRMAHRIFTNFIEPCDLGIDFHTSTRGRTNMLHVRADMEFPEIVRLANAFSSNVIIDGEGASGTLRHEATQAGVPTITVEMGEAHRFQRSLIDRALTGVASVLAEFGLHTESSVHWPGWRTVIDDDDEKTWIRADAGGIVDMKHGRGELVREGDVICTITNPFKEEDDIVSVEAPFTGLVVGVLENPVVYPGNPLCHLVGLSPDTMTALEREGADGGDPLLSYLQ; encoded by the coding sequence ATGAACGATGCGGAGCCTCCCAGCGACGGTGCGGATCCGGACGAACTGGAGGACGTCTTCACCTACAACGGCGGCCGGGTCGATCCGGGTGAGTCCGCGAACATCCGATACGGGATCAGCGAGACCTATCTGGGCGATCCCGTGCGAATCCCCGTCACCGTCGTCAACGGCGAGCATCCCGGGCCGACTGTGTTCCTCTCGGCGGCCGCTCACGGCGACGAACTAAACGGTATCGAGGTCGTCCGCGAGGTCGCCCACGACTGGGATCACTCGGTTCTCCACGGAACACTCGTCTGCCTCCCCGTAATGAACGTCCCCGGCTTTCTGGCCCAGGAGCGGTACCTGCCGATCTACGACCGGGACCTGAATCGGTCGTTCCCCGGCCGCGAGGGGTCGACGAGCGCCCGGCGGATGGCCCACCGAATCTTCACGAACTTCATCGAGCCCTGCGACCTCGGTATCGACTTCCATACCTCGACGCGTGGGCGGACCAACATGCTCCACGTCCGGGCAGACATGGAGTTTCCCGAGATCGTCCGGCTGGCAAACGCGTTCAGTTCGAACGTCATCATCGACGGCGAAGGCGCTTCCGGGACCCTCAGACACGAGGCGACCCAGGCCGGCGTCCCGACGATCACCGTCGAGATGGGCGAAGCCCACCGCTTCCAGCGCTCGCTTATCGACCGCGCGCTGACGGGCGTTGCCAGCGTCCTCGCGGAGTTCGGCCTCCACACGGAGTCGTCTGTCCACTGGCCCGGCTGGCGGACCGTCATCGACGACGACGACGAAAAGACCTGGATCCGTGCCGACGCGGGCGGGATCGTCGACATGAAACACGGTCGCGGCGAGCTGGTCAGGGAGGGCGACGTGATCTGTACGATCACGAACCCGTTCAAGGAGGAAGACGACATCGTCTCCGTCGAAGCCCCCTTTACCGGACTCGTCGTCGGTGTTCTCGAGAACCCCGTCGTCTACCCCGGAAATCCGCTCTGTCACCTCGTGGGTCTCTCGCCGGACACGATGACTGCCTTAGAGCGAGAGGGCGCCGATGGCGGCGATCCGTTGCTGAGTTACCTCCAGTAG
- a CDS encoding GNAT family N-acetyltransferase, which yields MDIRNATEEDLASIRTVARRSLHSLYTEFLGEDTVEEGIDQWYGDGAADEIADDHALFVVVERDGEIIAFSQSELVGQRYGTGQILWLHVDPDHRGSGLGVRLLVRTRERLLEAGADHILGFVLAGNDAGNAFYREHGFEQASQRDVEIGAKTFTENVYVEGGLNGGSWEATDDLTIDGQNRIVSYGEVTRGSQSPFYAVYEGPDRDRRYGWLCGNCDSVDNAMDAMGRIECNTCGNRRKATRWDASYL from the coding sequence ATGGACATTCGCAATGCAACCGAGGAGGATCTGGCGTCGATCCGAACGGTGGCCCGCCGCTCGCTGCACTCGCTGTACACGGAGTTTCTCGGTGAGGACACTGTCGAAGAGGGGATCGACCAGTGGTACGGCGACGGCGCCGCCGACGAGATCGCGGACGACCACGCCCTATTCGTAGTGGTCGAACGCGACGGCGAGATTATCGCGTTCTCCCAGAGCGAACTGGTCGGCCAGCGCTACGGCACGGGACAGATCCTCTGGCTCCACGTCGACCCGGACCACCGCGGAAGTGGGCTCGGCGTCCGACTACTGGTTCGCACCCGCGAACGGTTGCTCGAAGCGGGTGCTGATCATATCCTCGGCTTCGTCCTCGCGGGCAACGACGCTGGAAACGCGTTCTACCGCGAACACGGCTTCGAGCAGGCGAGCCAGCGCGACGTCGAGATCGGTGCCAAGACGTTCACCGAGAACGTCTACGTCGAGGGCGGACTGAACGGTGGCAGCTGGGAGGCGACCGACGACCTCACGATCGATGGGCAGAATCGCATCGTGAGCTACGGTGAAGTCACGCGCGGCTCGCAGTCGCCGTTCTACGCGGTCTACGAGGGGCCTGACCGCGATCGGCGCTACGGCTGGCTCTGTGGCAACTGTGACTCGGTCGATAACGCGATGGACGCGATGGGGCGGATCGAGTGCAACACCTGCGGAAACCGACGCAAGGCGACGCGCTGGGACGCATCCTATCTCTGA
- a CDS encoding flippase, whose protein sequence is MNRQEHIVRGFKATLVARAVYMLSSALLMLVLARYLLDPEGYGALYWAIGILAVVQLFADVGLGKSAARYVAEYRERDPGQIPHLLRSTVAYKLVVIAIVSTILLLFHETIADLLGDPDAAPFLAAGVVYVAVRSFDGFAQIVFQGFNQLGYSAAVQAIGGVARLVFAVAFVLLGLGALGAFFGYIVGYTVGAAVGITALYLTFYSRYEPANRYEDGLSRRLVEYSVPLTATRSANVLDKQIDIVLVGVLLNPVAVAFYTLAKQISDFVLAPAESLGFTISPNFGEQKAAGKIAEARQIYESALTNVLLLYIPAAVGLAIVAGPFMTLVFGADYAGAGPVLQILAAFIVLQAITNLTSDSLDYLGRARSRAIAKGGTSVANVILTVALLPVIGVIGAAIATVATHTVYVAVNLYIVHSELSLRVAELTRTIGAICAVTAAMAVAVIVAVPMVSSIVMLFVVIGLGAAIWAALAVASGLLDPQDVREIVATPEIGE, encoded by the coding sequence ATGAATAGACAGGAGCACATCGTCCGCGGCTTCAAGGCGACGCTCGTCGCGCGAGCCGTCTACATGCTCTCCAGTGCGCTGTTGATGCTGGTGCTGGCGCGGTACCTGCTCGACCCGGAGGGATACGGCGCGCTCTACTGGGCGATCGGCATTTTAGCCGTCGTCCAGCTGTTTGCCGACGTGGGCCTCGGGAAGTCAGCGGCGCGGTACGTCGCCGAGTATCGGGAACGAGACCCCGGACAAATCCCCCACCTGCTGCGGTCGACGGTCGCGTACAAGCTCGTCGTCATTGCGATCGTTTCTACGATCCTCCTGTTGTTCCACGAGACGATTGCGGACCTCCTCGGCGATCCGGATGCTGCCCCGTTTCTCGCCGCCGGCGTCGTCTACGTTGCCGTCCGGTCGTTCGACGGGTTCGCCCAGATCGTCTTCCAGGGGTTCAACCAGCTCGGCTACAGCGCGGCGGTCCAGGCGATCGGCGGCGTGGCTCGTCTCGTCTTCGCCGTCGCCTTCGTCCTGCTCGGTCTCGGCGCCCTCGGGGCCTTCTTTGGCTACATCGTCGGCTACACCGTCGGCGCCGCCGTCGGAATTACGGCGCTGTACCTCACGTTTTACTCCCGGTACGAGCCCGCCAACCGGTACGAGGACGGCCTCTCCCGGCGACTGGTCGAGTACAGCGTTCCACTGACTGCGACCCGGAGCGCGAACGTTCTGGATAAACAGATCGACATCGTCCTCGTCGGCGTGCTGTTGAATCCGGTCGCGGTCGCGTTCTACACCCTCGCAAAGCAGATTTCGGACTTCGTGCTTGCGCCGGCCGAGTCGCTTGGCTTTACCATCTCGCCGAACTTCGGCGAGCAGAAGGCAGCCGGGAAGATAGCCGAGGCCCGCCAGATCTACGAGAGCGCACTGACGAACGTCCTCTTGCTCTACATTCCGGCTGCCGTCGGGCTCGCAATCGTCGCCGGTCCGTTCATGACGCTCGTGTTCGGCGCCGACTACGCCGGAGCCGGGCCAGTCTTGCAGATCCTCGCCGCCTTCATCGTCCTCCAAGCGATCACGAACCTGACCAGCGACAGTCTGGATTACCTGGGTCGGGCACGATCACGGGCGATCGCGAAAGGCGGGACGTCGGTCGCGAACGTGATCCTGACCGTCGCGTTGCTGCCGGTAATCGGTGTCATCGGGGCGGCGATCGCGACCGTCGCTACCCACACCGTTTACGTGGCGGTCAATCTCTACATCGTCCACTCCGAGCTCTCGCTGCGAGTCGCCGAACTCACGCGGACGATCGGGGCCATCTGTGCGGTCACCGCCGCGATGGCCGTCGCCGTCATCGTGGCGGTTCCGATGGTCTCGAGCATCGTGATGTTGTTCGTCGTGATCGGTCTCGGTGCGGCGATCTGGGCTGCGCTGGCTGTGGCGAGCGGGCTGCTCGATCCGCAGGACGTTCGGGAGATCGTTGCGACGCCCGAGATCGGGGAGTGA
- a CDS encoding RimK family alpha-L-glutamate ligase, translating to MAVDDPVTVGVLSLHTSKETKAILNAVEALGHDTEWLRNENTSVEVNDGEVAVEPDVDVIANRMLLSNTEQPCEELGIANTFSQLVPMLNEPGAVMTAFHKLSTAAVLANHGVRVPDVLLALNSDRLNAAREEFGGEAVYKTAIGTHGGGTWKVGQDDPINAKVGNRYAFLQQLIDIEDVPNRDVRVYVVGGEIVGAMYRYAPDNDWRTNVALGGHVEDATDDLPESVREMARQSAEATGLDYAGVDLVQGDEGWFVLEVNPTAGFKGLYEATRVSPAPYIAKLAIERAGGAVDESRVEKLAHSLDDSQPSARPPESVVVDDEPAIIGYIEEVTLLGTSGSKTIHAKSDTGATRTSIDTQLAAEIGAGPIKSITRVKSGSSKTSRSRPVVDVVVAVGGNRHTVTASVEDRSHMDYPVLLGRDILEHYRVDVSRRVDSDAVDTPEEEE from the coding sequence ATGGCCGTCGACGATCCCGTCACTGTAGGTGTGTTGAGTCTTCACACGAGTAAAGAAACGAAAGCGATTCTGAACGCCGTCGAAGCACTCGGACACGACACCGAGTGGTTACGAAACGAGAATACGAGCGTCGAAGTGAACGACGGCGAGGTTGCCGTCGAGCCCGACGTCGACGTGATCGCCAACCGAATGCTGCTCTCGAACACCGAACAGCCCTGCGAGGAACTCGGGATCGCGAACACGTTCTCACAGCTGGTTCCGATGCTGAACGAGCCCGGCGCCGTCATGACGGCGTTTCACAAGCTCTCGACGGCCGCGGTGCTGGCGAACCACGGCGTTCGCGTCCCCGACGTCTTGCTCGCGCTCAACAGCGATCGACTCAACGCCGCCCGCGAGGAGTTCGGCGGCGAGGCGGTTTACAAGACCGCGATCGGCACCCACGGCGGCGGCACCTGGAAAGTCGGCCAGGACGACCCGATCAACGCGAAGGTCGGCAACCGATACGCGTTCCTCCAGCAGCTCATCGACATCGAGGACGTCCCCAACCGCGACGTCCGCGTCTACGTCGTTGGTGGCGAGATCGTCGGCGCGATGTATCGCTACGCGCCGGACAACGACTGGCGGACCAACGTCGCCCTCGGAGGGCACGTCGAGGACGCGACCGACGATCTGCCGGAGTCCGTCCGCGAGATGGCTCGCCAGTCGGCCGAGGCGACCGGCCTCGACTACGCTGGCGTCGACCTCGTCCAGGGTGACGAGGGCTGGTTCGTCCTCGAAGTGAACCCAACGGCGGGATTCAAGGGGCTGTACGAGGCCACTCGAGTCAGCCCGGCTCCCTACATCGCGAAACTCGCCATCGAACGCGCCGGCGGAGCGGTCGACGAAAGCCGCGTCGAAAAGCTGGCCCACTCCTTGGACGACTCCCAGCCGTCGGCCCGCCCGCCTGAGTCGGTCGTCGTCGACGACGAGCCCGCGATCATCGGCTACATCGAGGAGGTCACCCTCCTCGGGACGAGCGGTTCGAAGACGATCCACGCGAAATCAGACACCGGCGCGACCCGGACAAGCATCGACACCCAGCTCGCCGCCGAGATCGGCGCGGGCCCGATCAAGTCGATCACCCGCGTCAAATCCGGCAGCAGCAAGACATCTCGCAGCCGTCCTGTGGTCGACGTTGTGGTCGCCGTCGGCGGCAACCGCCACACCGTCACCGCGAGCGTCGAGGACCGGAGTCACATGGATTACCCCGTCTTGCTTGGCCGCGACATTCTGGAACACTACCGCGTAGACGTGAGCCGACGCGTCGATTCCGACGCCGTGGATACGCCCGAAGAAGAGGAGTAA
- a CDS encoding cadmium resistance transporter, producing METTLLVGVWLFAITHVDTLVVIGAFCADNDYRVWEVLVGHYVGFSIGLAAAIIGTIVAAELLQEWTFLLGFVPLSIGLWGLVRRPPETTIDDLPVVPNSLGRIGVVAVAGIGLSGENVAVFIPFFVELSPRELFFVVCVYLIGAGLVFLTALQIVSRVAVDGISDRLDRWLVPTVLVGVGGYVIVTGLIIG from the coding sequence GTGGAGACCACTCTGCTTGTCGGTGTCTGGTTGTTCGCCATCACACACGTCGATACGCTTGTCGTCATCGGTGCGTTTTGTGCGGACAACGATTACCGGGTCTGGGAGGTGCTCGTCGGACATTACGTGGGCTTTTCGATCGGCCTCGCCGCTGCGATAATCGGGACCATCGTCGCCGCTGAACTGCTCCAAGAGTGGACGTTTCTCTTGGGGTTTGTCCCCCTCAGCATCGGCCTCTGGGGCCTCGTTCGGCGTCCCCCAGAAACAACGATCGACGACTTGCCAGTTGTGCCGAACTCCCTCGGACGGATCGGTGTGGTCGCCGTCGCGGGGATCGGTCTCAGCGGCGAAAACGTCGCGGTGTTCATTCCGTTTTTCGTCGAGCTTTCGCCACGAGAGCTGTTCTTCGTAGTCTGTGTCTATCTGATTGGCGCCGGACTCGTCTTTCTCACTGCGCTCCAGATCGTGTCTCGCGTCGCTGTCGATGGTATTTCTGATCGTCTCGACCGATGGCTCGTCCCCACTGTGCTGGTGGGAGTCGGTGGATACGTTATCGTGACCGGGTTGATCATCGGGTAA
- a CDS encoding AarF/UbiB family protein yields MNGYYRRYLQVFLRFLPFAIAFLRDRRRFLFIGPPRRVEEDVHRKRAERLTETMLDLGPAFIKVGQVLSTRPDIVPPTYVDVFATLQDEVPEGVGGDPLTVVEAELDEQIDLETVDPVAGGSLAFVYTAEYEGERIALKVRRPEIAPIIERDIRVIRGLVPLLSTFADERQRYSLENIADDFEKIILEELDFEREASIMAEIGDNVADDDRIVVPTAYPSLCSERVVAMEYVEGEKITSERALENVGIEPTEMATLIARTYLEMGLVDGVFHADPHPGNLAVTDDGRLVIYDYGMSQRLSQQEQDDITSLYRTLVRRDVDGLLETLIALEVLEPNVNRAELRRVLELVIENLEGRSDITWRMIITELFSTLYDFPFRIPPNVLLLVRVGTVGEGVCRSLDPEFDFIAVTRSFLVDHGFIESELEALFDDFRTDLRRSTPVLARLPARTDTVLGQLENGELVVRTDPVDPPSDGDPGVGYAVLAGALVVSAAILTFQEVAYALTSLAGAFVVFGQYLRLQWARTGGR; encoded by the coding sequence ATGAACGGGTACTACCGCCGGTATCTCCAGGTGTTCCTCCGGTTTCTCCCGTTCGCGATCGCCTTCCTCAGGGATCGACGGCGATTCCTGTTCATCGGGCCGCCGAGGCGCGTCGAGGAAGACGTCCACCGCAAACGCGCCGAGCGGTTGACGGAAACGATGCTCGATCTCGGGCCGGCGTTCATCAAGGTCGGCCAGGTGCTCTCGACCCGACCGGACATCGTACCGCCGACGTACGTCGACGTCTTCGCGACATTACAGGACGAAGTTCCCGAAGGGGTGGGAGGTGATCCCCTGACGGTCGTTGAGGCAGAACTCGACGAGCAGATTGATCTCGAAACCGTCGATCCCGTGGCCGGCGGGTCGCTCGCGTTCGTCTACACCGCCGAGTACGAGGGCGAACGGATCGCGCTGAAGGTTCGCCGGCCCGAAATCGCCCCGATCATCGAGCGCGATATCCGGGTCATCAGGGGCCTCGTGCCGCTGCTTTCGACGTTCGCCGACGAGCGCCAGCGCTACTCGCTTGAGAACATCGCCGACGACTTCGAGAAGATCATCCTCGAGGAACTCGACTTCGAACGCGAGGCGTCGATCATGGCCGAGATCGGCGACAACGTCGCCGACGACGATCGGATCGTCGTTCCGACGGCGTACCCCTCGCTCTGTTCCGAACGGGTGGTGGCGATGGAGTACGTCGAGGGCGAGAAGATCACCAGTGAGCGGGCGCTGGAAAACGTCGGTATCGAACCGACCGAGATGGCGACGCTGATCGCCCGGACATACCTCGAGATGGGACTCGTCGACGGCGTATTTCACGCCGATCCCCATCCTGGAAACCTTGCAGTGACCGACGACGGCCGACTCGTCATCTACGATTATGGGATGAGTCAACGCCTCAGCCAGCAAGAGCAGGATGACATCACGAGCCTCTATCGCACGCTCGTTCGTCGGGACGTCGACGGGCTACTGGAGACGCTCATCGCTCTGGAGGTGCTGGAACCGAACGTCAACCGCGCCGAACTCCGGCGCGTCCTCGAGTTGGTAATCGAGAACCTCGAAGGGCGGTCCGACATCACCTGGCGGATGATTATCACTGAGCTGTTCTCGACGCTTTACGATTTCCCGTTCCGTATCCCCCCGAACGTCCTGCTCCTCGTGCGCGTCGGAACGGTCGGCGAGGGCGTCTGTCGGAGCCTGGACCCGGAGTTCGACTTCATCGCCGTCACGCGCTCGTTTCTCGTCGATCACGGATTTATCGAGAGCGAACTAGAGGCACTGTTCGACGATTTCCGAACCGATCTCCGCCGATCGACGCCGGTGCTCGCTCGACTGCCTGCCAGAACCGATACCGTTTTGGGCCAACTCGAGAACGGCGAACTTGTCGTCAGAACCGACCCCGTGGACCCGCCGAGCGATGGTGATCCCGGGGTCGGCTACGCCGTACTCGCCGGTGCGTTGGTCGTCTCGGCCGCAATCCTGACGTTCCAGGAGGTAGCGTACGCGCTCACCAGCCTGGCGGGGGCGTTCGTCGTTTTCGGTCAGTACCTTCGCCTGCAGTGGGCGAGAACAGGTGGCCGGTGA
- a CDS encoding AMP phosphorylase has translation MQLKTVRIDIGTSRALVLLNATDASELGAHPLDRVRIGYDEKTTTGIVKVTDELVEEGVVGLTEPLHHVRSPVEVTLAGTPRSVRYVRKKLNDVELRRHELETIVEDIHENRLSDIELGAYVSAIYTNGFSLEETKHLTEAMSDVGERLTWDAPIVADKHSVGGVAGNCVTPILVSIVAEAGLAMPKTSSRAVTSPAGTADVMEVFCDIEFTVDGIEELVAETNACLVWGGGVDLSPVDDEIIRAENPLSVDPPGQLMASILSKKRSAGSTHVVIDIPYGEGAKVESLVTARELADDLKRVGEHLKMDVTCAITHGTDPIGRGVGPVLEARDVLAVLEGDGPESLRLKSVRLAEMLLDHCGVDASASEILESGRALDRFRRIVAAQNGDPDVSTDDLEPGEETATLHAERAGVAARVDNRQLCDVARRAGAPRDARAGLVVHRSVGDSIADGDPLYTIYAETTTKLEAAVDLATRSEPIRVRSKADALVEHR, from the coding sequence ATGCAACTGAAGACAGTCAGAATCGACATTGGAACGAGCCGCGCGCTCGTCCTGTTGAATGCCACCGACGCGAGCGAATTGGGGGCCCATCCTCTCGATCGGGTCCGGATCGGATACGACGAGAAAACGACGACGGGGATCGTCAAGGTGACCGACGAACTGGTCGAGGAGGGGGTCGTCGGTCTGACCGAGCCACTCCACCACGTTCGGAGTCCGGTCGAGGTGACGCTCGCTGGGACGCCCCGATCGGTCCGATACGTTCGAAAGAAACTGAACGACGTCGAACTCCGGCGCCACGAACTCGAGACGATCGTCGAGGACATTCACGAGAACCGACTCTCGGACATCGAACTAGGTGCGTACGTTTCTGCCATCTATACGAACGGGTTCTCGCTGGAGGAGACGAAGCATCTGACCGAGGCGATGAGTGACGTCGGCGAGCGGCTGACGTGGGATGCCCCGATCGTCGCCGACAAGCACTCGGTCGGCGGCGTGGCGGGAAACTGCGTGACGCCGATTCTGGTGTCGATCGTCGCAGAGGCAGGACTGGCGATGCCTAAGACCTCCTCGCGGGCCGTGACGTCGCCGGCGGGGACCGCGGACGTCATGGAGGTGTTCTGTGACATCGAGTTCACCGTCGACGGAATCGAGGAACTCGTCGCGGAGACGAACGCCTGTCTCGTCTGGGGTGGCGGCGTCGACCTTTCCCCAGTCGACGACGAGATCATCCGCGCTGAGAATCCGCTTTCGGTGGATCCGCCAGGCCAGTTGATGGCCTCCATCCTCTCGAAGAAGCGAAGCGCCGGATCGACCCACGTTGTGATCGACATCCCCTATGGAGAGGGAGCGAAAGTCGAGAGTCTCGTCACGGCGCGAGAGCTGGCCGACGACCTCAAGCGTGTCGGCGAGCACTTGAAAATGGACGTTACCTGCGCGATCACTCACGGGACGGATCCGATCGGACGCGGGGTCGGACCCGTCCTCGAGGCTCGCGACGTCCTCGCCGTGCTGGAGGGAGACGGGCCGGAATCGCTCCGGCTGAAGTCCGTACGGCTCGCGGAGATGCTGCTCGATCACTGCGGCGTGGACGCCTCGGCGAGCGAGATCCTGGAGTCAGGGCGCGCCCTCGACCGGTTCCGGCGGATCGTTGCCGCCCAGAACGGCGACCCCGACGTCAGCACCGACGACCTCGAGCCGGGTGAGGAGACGGCGACCCTTCACGCGGAGCGTGCAGGCGTCGCCGCCCGCGTCGATAACAGGCAACTCTGTGACGTGGCCAGACGGGCCGGGGCGCCGCGGGACGCGCGGGCCGGGCTCGTGGTCCATCGATCGGTCGGTGATTCGATAGCTGACGGTGACCCGCTGTACACGATCTACGCGGAGACGACCACGAAACTCGAGGCAGCGGTGGACCTAGCGACCCGGAGCGAACCCATCCGCGTTCGAAGCAAGGCCGACGCACTCGTAGAACACCGGTGA
- a CDS encoding DNA-3-methyladenine glycosylase 2 family protein codes for MLDEAEPVLRRDPVMAGLIDAHDPYVEPDWDEYERLCISIINQQLSTASARAVRNRVFETLAGDVTPETVLAADEDALREAGLSSQKVEYVRNAAQAFQERDLTREGLANAADEAVVDTLTEIRGVGQWTAEMYCIFVLERPDVLPLGDLAVRRCMETLYADGSERSRSELREIAEPWRPYRSVATRYLWAEYES; via the coding sequence ATGCTCGACGAGGCCGAACCCGTGTTGCGCCGGGATCCCGTGATGGCAGGGCTGATAGACGCCCACGACCCGTACGTCGAACCTGATTGGGACGAGTACGAACGCCTCTGTATCTCGATTATCAACCAGCAGCTCTCGACCGCAAGCGCGCGTGCGGTCCGCAATCGAGTCTTCGAAACGCTTGCGGGGGACGTGACGCCGGAGACCGTCCTCGCAGCCGACGAGGATGCGCTACGAGAGGCGGGGCTCTCCTCACAGAAGGTCGAGTACGTGCGAAACGCCGCGCAGGCGTTTCAGGAGCGCGATTTAACACGAGAGGGGCTCGCCAACGCTGCCGACGAGGCGGTCGTCGACACCCTCACCGAGATCCGGGGGGTCGGCCAGTGGACCGCGGAGATGTACTGCATTTTCGTTCTCGAGCGCCCGGACGTATTGCCACTTGGAGATCTCGCGGTTCGGCGTTGCATGGAGACGCTGTACGCCGACGGCTCCGAACGTTCCCGATCCGAACTCCGGGAGATCGCCGAACCGTGGCGACCCTACCGGAGCGTGGCGACGCGGTATCTGTGGGCTGAGTACGAGTCGTAA
- a CDS encoding metal-dependent hydrolase has protein sequence MQPVVHLAVGYLCYAAFARWRDGGPPAELPALAAIVGAALPDLLDQSLAAAGITEVTRTIGHSLLFALPVVALVWAVAASRDRSVLGVAFGIGYVSHIATDVPWHVLAGDYHELGFLLWPVTEMPEYSGVKPLGTIPGLGIEATTLWIEAVILVAGVALWRADGYPGTEPIRRAVSRE, from the coding sequence GTGCAACCAGTCGTCCACCTCGCGGTCGGCTACCTCTGTTACGCCGCGTTCGCGCGGTGGCGAGACGGAGGTCCGCCCGCGGAACTGCCGGCGCTCGCGGCGATCGTCGGCGCGGCGCTGCCGGACCTACTCGACCAGTCGCTGGCCGCAGCCGGAATTACCGAGGTCACCCGGACGATCGGTCACTCGCTACTGTTCGCGCTCCCGGTCGTCGCCCTCGTCTGGGCGGTTGCGGCCAGCCGGGACCGATCCGTCCTTGGCGTCGCCTTCGGGATCGGGTACGTCTCACACATCGCGACCGACGTCCCGTGGCACGTCCTCGCCGGAGACTATCACGAACTCGGCTTCCTGCTCTGGCCGGTGACCGAGATGCCGGAGTACTCGGGTGTCAAGCCGCTCGGAACGATTCCGGGCCTCGGCATCGAGGCGACGACGCTGTGGATCGAGGCCGTGATTCTCGTCGCGGGCGTCGCGCTCTGGCGGGCCGACGGCTATCCGGGGACGGAGCCGATTCGGCGCGCAGTCAGCCGAGAGTAA